In one Umezawaea sp. Da 62-37 genomic region, the following are encoded:
- a CDS encoding nuclear transport factor 2 family protein yields the protein MKTTFLRRGLTVLIAGVIGAAAMTGSADADSARWKPDVVAQWAAAWNGGDPQALAKLFTHDATYTDYGVNKVSTGRDGVAAWKYGTDQLIADVRITVKSSFRGGDRIAVETIYAGHIKGAPTPFAVPTTTILELRGTLISADRDYYSLATLLAQSGLPADWTPPTA from the coding sequence ATGAAGACCACCTTCCTGCGCCGCGGCCTGACCGTCCTGATCGCGGGCGTCATCGGGGCGGCGGCGATGACCGGCTCCGCAGACGCGGATTCGGCGCGGTGGAAGCCCGACGTCGTGGCGCAGTGGGCGGCGGCGTGGAACGGAGGTGACCCGCAGGCGCTGGCGAAGCTGTTCACCCACGACGCGACCTACACCGATTACGGCGTGAACAAGGTGTCGACGGGGCGGGACGGTGTCGCGGCGTGGAAGTACGGGACGGACCAGCTGATCGCGGACGTGCGCATCACGGTGAAGAGCTCGTTCCGCGGTGGAGACCGGATCGCGGTCGAGACGATCTACGCGGGCCACATCAAGGGCGCGCCGACGCCGTTCGCCGTGCCGACGACGACGATCCTCGAACTCCGCGGCACCCTGATCAGCGCCGACCGCGACTACTACAGCCTCGCCACGCTGCTCGCCCAGTCCGGCCTGCCCGCCGACTGGACCCCGCCCACGGCCTGA
- a CDS encoding substrate-binding domain-containing protein produces MRDEVPADRPGDQMAEASSGSSIVQAGRDVRIIHKQNAYPWPRAGSAVLIVGTAVAGGLALLYGGPLAPAVRAWGVPLAVMACVAVALLRSRGKRVFLVTSAFRQKYWVAGLLQHLHGVLDRNGLDLVFKTPEHDYDAAAQAHNLRRLVRSRREYVGGIVLATEVPRMQSELVEFCSEVRVPVVFTDIEPFDEARYPSNAAFVGYLSTDLGALAGHWLADHFTQHRVRRPRVLIVASLEHSDRQRCCVEVLRARVNGISIVLEDSCAFQRSRAYDVVRTHVRGLDVRHGRLDAVFCTNDEMALGAVDALHAIDSPATRNTVIIGVDGVPEVRALIDSSTSPLRATVVQDSNRLAESAMHMMTRMRRGRVASKRTILRPEVHQAPSEIAMNSRKRNKLATRTGIMQTEKPPGVQIGPQLEHRCNETTD; encoded by the coding sequence GTGCGCGACGAGGTACCGGCGGACCGGCCGGGTGATCAGATGGCGGAAGCATCCTCCGGGAGTTCCATCGTGCAGGCAGGGCGAGATGTCCGGATCATTCACAAGCAGAACGCGTACCCGTGGCCGCGTGCGGGAAGTGCGGTGCTCATCGTAGGGACGGCGGTCGCTGGCGGGCTCGCGCTCTTGTACGGCGGACCGCTGGCCCCGGCCGTTCGAGCTTGGGGGGTGCCCCTCGCGGTCATGGCCTGTGTTGCGGTGGCATTGCTGCGTTCGCGGGGCAAACGGGTGTTCCTGGTGACGTCGGCGTTCAGGCAGAAGTACTGGGTCGCCGGTCTATTGCAGCATCTGCATGGCGTGCTGGACCGCAATGGACTGGATCTGGTGTTCAAAACACCCGAACACGACTATGACGCCGCCGCGCAGGCTCACAACCTCAGGCGGCTGGTCCGATCCCGACGCGAATACGTTGGCGGAATCGTGCTGGCCACCGAGGTGCCCCGGATGCAGTCGGAACTCGTCGAGTTCTGCTCCGAGGTCCGGGTCCCGGTCGTCTTCACCGACATCGAACCGTTCGACGAGGCCCGCTACCCGTCCAACGCGGCGTTCGTCGGGTATCTCTCCACAGACCTGGGTGCGCTCGCCGGTCACTGGCTCGCGGATCACTTCACGCAGCACAGGGTTCGGCGTCCCAGGGTTCTCATCGTGGCCAGCCTGGAGCACTCGGATCGGCAGCGGTGCTGCGTCGAGGTTTTGCGCGCCCGTGTGAACGGCATCTCCATCGTGCTGGAGGACAGTTGCGCATTCCAACGGTCCCGCGCCTACGATGTCGTGCGGACCCACGTGCGTGGGCTTGACGTCCGGCATGGACGGCTGGACGCGGTCTTCTGCACCAATGACGAGATGGCGCTCGGTGCGGTGGACGCCTTGCACGCGATCGATTCCCCCGCGACCAGGAACACCGTGATCATCGGTGTGGACGGGGTGCCCGAAGTTCGTGCGTTGATCGACAGCAGCACCAGCCCGCTGCGCGCCACCGTGGTCCAGGACTCGAACCGGCTCGCCGAGAGCGCGATGCACATGATGACCCGGATGCGACGTGGACGGGTTGCTTCCAAGCGGACTATTTTACGGCCTGAAGTGCATCAAGCGCCCAGCGAGATAGCCATGAACTCGCGAAAGCGCAACAAACTAGCCACACGCACTGGGATCATGCAGACGGAGAAGCCGCCGGGCGTGCAGATTGGTCCTCAGCTGGAGCATCGGTGCAATGAGACGACTGATTAG
- a CDS encoding mechanosensitive ion channel domain-containing protein, producing MDGPRPGLKEGPRGYLADMLLTPLLTFAGSVLFALLLVAIVHRATRKIGQRSALFEQLARRAHRPAQAVAVLVAVQFSLGVAFRTGQWRPVALHVVGLALIAAGAWLVATLLTVAEDATLSRIRVDVTDNRHARKVHTQITLVRRVTVVVVGLLAAAAMLMTFPAARAAGTSLLASAGVIGAIAALAAQSLLGNVFAGVQIAFSDAVRLDDVLVVEKQWGRVEDITLTYVVVHLWDDRRLVLPTSYFLKTPFAER from the coding sequence ATGGACGGCCCGCGCCCAGGCCTGAAGGAGGGGCCGCGCGGGTACCTGGCGGACATGCTCCTGACACCGTTGCTGACGTTCGCCGGATCCGTGCTGTTCGCGCTGCTGCTCGTGGCGATCGTGCACCGGGCCACCCGGAAGATCGGACAGCGGTCGGCGCTGTTCGAGCAATTGGCCCGCCGGGCGCACCGCCCCGCGCAAGCGGTGGCCGTCCTCGTGGCCGTCCAGTTCTCCCTCGGCGTCGCGTTCCGTACCGGCCAGTGGCGACCCGTGGCGCTGCACGTCGTGGGGCTGGCGTTGATAGCGGCAGGCGCGTGGTTGGTCGCGACGCTGCTCACAGTCGCCGAGGACGCGACGCTGTCGCGGATCCGGGTGGACGTGACGGACAACCGGCACGCGCGCAAGGTCCACACGCAGATCACGTTGGTGCGCCGGGTGACCGTGGTCGTCGTCGGATTGCTCGCGGCAGCCGCCATGCTCATGACCTTCCCGGCCGCGCGCGCCGCCGGGACGAGCCTGCTGGCGTCGGCGGGTGTCATCGGCGCGATCGCGGCACTGGCCGCGCAATCGTTGCTGGGCAACGTGTTCGCCGGTGTGCAGATCGCTTTCAGCGACGCCGTGCGGCTCGACGACGTGCTGGTGGTGGAGAAGCAGTGGGGGCGGGTCGAGGACATCACGCTGACCTACGTGGTCGTGCACCTGTGGGACGACCGCCGACTGGTCCTGCCGACGTCGTACTTCCTGAAGACGCCGTTCGCTGAGAGGTAG
- a CDS encoding IS3 family transposase (programmed frameshift), with protein sequence MVMKHYPPEFRAEAVALYRSRPGATIKSVAQDLGVNHETLRNWIRLDDAQSSEAPAAAGAAPVARASPEDENVALRKRIRELEEERDILRKAARYFAGGDALVNRFRFVSEHQRRHGVKRLCQVIGLARSSYYHWKATQPDRAARAADDADLAARIRVIHRESAGTYGVPRVTAELHDTGDRVNHKRVARVMREVGLAGVRLRRRHRTTLADPAAVKAPDLLGRDFTAQTPNARYVGDITYLPIADGTFLYLATVMDLCSRRLVGWAVADHMRVELVLDALHDARRTRGSLAGAVFHSDHGAQYGARAFVDACRTAGVTRSMGAVGSSADNAAAESLNASFKRETLQGAQSWDSAREARLAVFGWAHRYNTRRRHSHLGQKSPIDYENTLIPAPATLTHAA encoded by the exons ATGGTGATGAAGCACTACCCGCCCGAGTTTCGGGCCGAGGCGGTCGCGCTCTACCGGTCCCGGCCGGGTGCGACGATCAAGTCGGTGGCTCAGGACCTCGGGGTCAATCACGAGACGCTGCGCAACTGGATCCGGCTCGACGACGCGCAGAGCTCCGAGGCACCCGCCGCGGCCGGGGCGGCTCCAGTGGCCCGGGCCTCGCCGGAGGACGAGAACGTCGCGCTGCGCAAGCGGATCCGCGAACTCGAGGAGGAACGCGACATCCTGCGCAAGGCGGCCCGGTATTTCGCGG GGGGAGACGCGCTGGTGAACCGCTTCAGGTTCGTCTCCGAGCACCAACGCCGTCACGGCGTCAAGCGGTTGTGCCAGGTCATCGGCCTCGCCAGATCCAGCTACTACCACTGGAAAGCCACCCAACCCGACCGGGCCGCCCGCGCCGCGGACGACGCGGACCTGGCCGCCCGCATCCGCGTCATCCACCGCGAGTCGGCCGGTACCTACGGTGTCCCGCGCGTCACCGCCGAGCTGCACGACACCGGAGATCGCGTCAACCACAAGCGCGTGGCCCGGGTAATGCGGGAGGTCGGCCTGGCCGGGGTGCGGTTGCGCCGCCGGCACCGCACCACCCTCGCCGACCCGGCGGCGGTCAAGGCCCCGGACCTGCTCGGCCGCGACTTCACCGCGCAGACACCGAACGCCCGCTACGTCGGCGACATCACGTATCTGCCGATCGCCGACGGCACGTTCCTCTACCTGGCCACCGTGATGGACCTGTGCTCGCGCCGCCTGGTCGGCTGGGCCGTGGCCGACCACATGCGCGTCGAACTCGTCCTCGACGCCCTGCACGACGCCCGACGCACCAGAGGCAGCCTGGCCGGAGCCGTGTTCCACAGCGACCACGGGGCCCAATACGGCGCCCGAGCCTTCGTCGATGCCTGCCGGACCGCCGGGGTGACCCGTTCCATGGGCGCGGTCGGCAGTTCCGCCGACAACGCCGCCGCCGAAAGCCTCAACGCCTCCTTCAAACGCGAAACCCTCCAAGGCGCCCAGAGTTGGGACAGTGCAAGGGAAGCACGGTTGGCAGTATTCGGCTGGGCGCACCGCTACAACACCCGACGACGCCACTCCCACCTCGGCCAGAAGTCCCCGATCGACTACGAGAACACCCTCATTCCGGCACCGGCTACGCTGACCCACGCCGCATGA
- a CDS encoding S8 family serine peptidase, whose protein sequence is MCFHHSSPTKGLCVVIKSGLRWRHRTSVALLAAVLGSTGFGFAATPALAQPAPSAQADKQLDKQDRALIAEAEQQGKADVTLLVAAEDGKIEAATNDLKALGAVVETTDQKVDYLKVTLPRGNAEKAAKLASVNAVDVDGLVKMDDPKIEGVATPLPQKAPGAKTPKDNPYMPIADTGAASFAQSHPKWDGRNTTIAILDSGVDLDHPALATTTTGERKIVDWYNANAPTENDGTWVTMSKERYTGAFVVGGVTYKAPATGGPYAVGFLKETAKDLGDPTSETGGDLNRDGDRVDSFPVLQDVLTKEVRVDLDGDGDFTDQTAMIDYKVKKDVGFFGTDNPATPIAERMAFVVQTNKSVYDNGGTAFVNIGIAGAEHGTHVAGITAANNMFGGKMTGAAPGAKLMAVKVCLTSSSCTSSGLLEGVLYAARNGADVVNISIGGLPALNDGNNARAELYNRTIAEYNVQLFISAGNSGAGANTVGDPSVATDAVSVGSYISKETWLADYGSVTKQGDNLHPFSSRGPREDGGFKPDIIAPGAAISTIPRWEAPGPVAGTYELPPGYAMLQGTSMASPQATGAAALLISAYKATHNGERPNAAKLRNAIKSGADFQSEFGAYEQGAGLFDVKAAYNILSRSGATDTVTTSVEVHTVLSGQLKPTANTGVGIHDREGVTIGKDYTRTYTLTRTTGSTKPVKYQVDWDGDKSAFDSAGSVTLPLNTPVKFDVKVKPKKAGALSAVLSLDNPSTPGVDLQTLNTVFAASDFNAGNKYAVSQSGDISRNQFTSLFVRVPQGASALKIDLAAGGDAGKGQVRFLRFDPTGVPIDPTATTSCYNPDAGAGCTTGSPTSRTVNNPLPGVWEIVVEARRTSDVDRAPYKVTASVLGTAVSPNPDVIASATLGTPVARTYQVTNSLGALNGHLVGGPLASAKIARPSIANETSQTYDLTVPAGATAVSATIGKTSDATADLDLVLYNCTTGTCVVAGSSADGDSEESVTLANPAAGLWRVLVDGYSVPAGTTEYDYIDYYAAPSLGSVDVSDPLADHAAGTTWTVNGTVTATGQPGAGRVLRGELLVQTSEGSTVGRGTVIVQSVV, encoded by the coding sequence ATGTGCTTCCACCATTCCTCCCCCACGAAGGGTCTTTGCGTCGTGATCAAGTCAGGACTTCGGTGGAGACACCGCACCAGCGTGGCACTGCTGGCCGCCGTGCTGGGTTCGACTGGGTTCGGCTTCGCCGCCACCCCCGCACTCGCGCAGCCCGCTCCGTCCGCTCAGGCCGACAAGCAGCTGGACAAGCAGGACCGCGCCCTCATCGCCGAAGCCGAGCAGCAGGGCAAGGCCGACGTCACCCTGCTGGTCGCCGCTGAGGACGGCAAGATCGAGGCCGCCACCAACGACCTGAAGGCGCTCGGCGCGGTCGTCGAGACCACCGACCAGAAGGTCGACTACCTCAAGGTCACGCTGCCGCGCGGCAACGCCGAGAAGGCCGCGAAGCTGGCCTCGGTCAACGCCGTCGACGTCGACGGGCTCGTCAAGATGGACGACCCGAAGATCGAGGGCGTGGCCACCCCGCTGCCGCAGAAGGCGCCGGGCGCGAAGACCCCCAAGGACAACCCGTACATGCCGATCGCCGACACCGGCGCGGCGTCGTTCGCCCAGTCCCACCCCAAGTGGGACGGCCGCAACACCACGATCGCCATCCTGGACTCCGGCGTCGACCTGGACCACCCGGCGCTCGCGACCACCACGACCGGTGAGCGCAAGATCGTCGACTGGTACAACGCCAACGCGCCGACCGAGAACGACGGCACGTGGGTCACGATGTCGAAGGAGCGCTACACCGGCGCGTTCGTCGTCGGCGGCGTCACCTACAAGGCTCCCGCGACCGGCGGGCCCTACGCGGTCGGTTTCCTGAAGGAGACCGCGAAGGACCTGGGCGACCCGACCAGCGAGACCGGCGGCGACCTCAACCGCGACGGCGACCGGGTGGACTCCTTCCCGGTCCTGCAGGACGTCCTGACCAAGGAGGTCCGGGTCGACCTGGACGGTGACGGCGACTTCACCGACCAGACGGCCATGATCGACTACAAGGTCAAGAAGGACGTCGGCTTCTTCGGCACCGACAACCCGGCCACGCCGATCGCCGAGCGCATGGCGTTCGTCGTGCAGACCAACAAGTCGGTGTACGACAACGGCGGCACCGCCTTCGTCAACATCGGCATCGCGGGCGCCGAGCACGGCACCCACGTCGCGGGCATCACCGCCGCCAACAACATGTTCGGCGGCAAGATGACCGGCGCGGCCCCCGGCGCCAAGCTGATGGCCGTCAAGGTCTGCCTCACCTCGTCCTCCTGCACCAGCAGCGGTCTGCTCGAGGGCGTGCTCTACGCCGCCCGCAACGGCGCCGACGTCGTGAACATCTCCATCGGCGGCCTGCCCGCCCTCAACGACGGCAACAACGCGCGTGCGGAGCTCTACAACCGCACGATCGCCGAGTACAACGTCCAGCTGTTCATCTCCGCGGGCAACAGCGGCGCGGGCGCGAACACCGTCGGCGACCCGTCGGTGGCCACCGACGCCGTCAGCGTCGGCTCCTACATCTCCAAGGAGACCTGGCTCGCCGACTACGGCTCGGTGACCAAGCAGGGCGACAACCTGCACCCCTTCTCCTCGCGCGGTCCCCGTGAGGACGGCGGCTTCAAGCCGGACATCATCGCGCCCGGCGCGGCGATCTCCACCATCCCGCGCTGGGAGGCTCCCGGTCCCGTCGCGGGCACCTACGAGCTGCCCCCCGGCTACGCCATGCTCCAGGGAACGTCGATGGCGTCCCCGCAGGCCACCGGTGCCGCCGCGCTGCTCATCAGCGCGTACAAGGCGACGCACAACGGCGAGCGCCCCAACGCCGCGAAGCTCCGCAACGCCATCAAGTCCGGCGCGGACTTCCAGAGCGAGTTCGGCGCGTACGAGCAGGGCGCCGGCCTCTTCGACGTGAAGGCCGCCTACAACATCCTCAGCCGTTCCGGCGCCACGGACACCGTGACGACGTCGGTCGAGGTGCACACCGTGCTGTCCGGCCAGCTCAAGCCGACCGCCAACACCGGTGTCGGCATCCACGACCGCGAGGGCGTGACGATCGGCAAGGACTACACCCGCACCTACACGCTGACCCGCACCACGGGGTCGACGAAGCCGGTGAAGTACCAGGTCGACTGGGACGGCGACAAGAGCGCGTTCGACTCGGCGGGCAGCGTCACGCTGCCGCTGAACACGCCGGTCAAGTTCGACGTGAAGGTCAAGCCGAAGAAGGCGGGCGCCCTGTCCGCGGTCCTCAGCCTGGACAACCCCTCCACGCCGGGTGTCGACCTGCAGACGCTGAACACCGTGTTCGCGGCGTCGGACTTCAACGCGGGCAACAAGTACGCCGTCTCGCAGTCCGGTGACATCAGCCGCAACCAGTTCACCAGCCTGTTCGTCCGGGTGCCCCAGGGCGCTAGCGCGCTGAAGATCGACCTGGCCGCCGGTGGCGACGCGGGCAAGGGCCAAGTGCGCTTCCTGCGCTTCGACCCGACCGGTGTGCCGATCGACCCGACGGCGACCACGTCCTGCTACAACCCCGACGCCGGTGCCGGCTGCACGACCGGTTCGCCCACCAGCCGCACGGTCAACAACCCGCTGCCGGGCGTCTGGGAGATCGTGGTCGAGGCCCGTCGCACGTCGGACGTCGACCGCGCGCCGTACAAGGTGACCGCCTCGGTGCTCGGCACCGCGGTCAGCCCCAACCCGGACGTCATCGCGTCCGCGACGCTCGGCACGCCGGTCGCGCGGACCTACCAGGTGACGAACTCGCTGGGCGCGCTCAACGGCCACCTCGTCGGCGGCCCGCTGGCCAGCGCCAAGATCGCGCGCCCCAGCATCGCCAACGAGACGTCGCAGACCTACGACCTGACGGTGCCCGCGGGCGCCACGGCGGTCAGCGCGACCATCGGCAAGACCAGCGACGCGACCGCGGACCTGGACCTCGTCCTCTACAACTGCACCACGGGCACGTGCGTGGTCGCGGGGTCGTCGGCCGACGGCGACTCCGAGGAGTCGGTGACCCTGGCCAACCCGGCCGCGGGTCTGTGGAGGGTCCTCGTGGACGGCTACTCGGTCCCCGCGGGCACCACGGAGTACGACTACATCGACTACTACGCCGCCCCCTCGCTGGGCTCGGTGGACGTCAGCGACCCGCTCGCCGACCACGCCGCGGGCACCACGTGGACCGTCAACGGCACGGTGACGGCCACGGGCCAGCCCGGTGCAGGCCGTGTGCTGCGGGGTGAGCTCCTCGTGCAGACCTCGGAGGGCTCCACCGTCGGCCGCGGCACGGTGATCGTGCAGTCGGTCGTCTAG
- a CDS encoding FAD-binding dehydrogenase — MAQDADVIVVGAGLAGLVATAELVDAGRKVILLDQEPEASLGGQAFWSFGGLFLIDTPEQRRLRVKDSAELALQDWMGSAAFDRDSDHWPRKWAEAYVDFAAGEKRSWLHAQGVRWFPFVQWAERGGYLADGHGNSVPRFHVTWGTGPGIVAPFERRVREGVTKGLVTLRFRHRVTELTSTAGAVDGVRGEVLEASTVERGEKSSREVAGDFELRAQAVIVTSGGIGGNHDLVRKNWPKNMGTPPEHMLSGVPDHVDGKMLEVVGKAGGELINEDRMWHYPEGIANYAPIWSRHGIRILPGPSSLWLDATGKRLPIPLFPGFDALGALEHIVKTGHQHSWFLLNQRIIGKEFALSGSEQNPDLTGKDVKLVLKRGLPGAVGPVDAFAKQSPEFVFGRSIPELVKGMNALVGSEMISASALEKVVVERDRQVTSGLGKDMQVNAITLARRFLTDKLVRVVEPHPILDPKAGPLIAVRLSVLTRKSLGGLHTDLSSRVLKDDGQPLEGVYAAGEAAGFGGGGVHGYRALEGTFLGGCVFSGRTAGRAAAAATT; from the coding sequence ATGGCACAGGACGCGGACGTCATCGTGGTCGGCGCGGGTCTGGCGGGGCTGGTAGCCACCGCGGAACTCGTGGACGCAGGTCGCAAGGTCATCCTGCTCGACCAGGAACCGGAGGCGTCGCTCGGCGGCCAGGCCTTCTGGTCGTTCGGCGGCCTGTTCCTGATCGACACCCCCGAGCAGCGCAGGCTCCGCGTCAAGGACTCGGCCGAGCTGGCGTTGCAGGACTGGATGGGCTCCGCGGCGTTCGACCGCGACAGCGACCACTGGCCCCGCAAGTGGGCCGAGGCGTACGTGGACTTCGCCGCGGGCGAGAAGCGCTCCTGGCTGCACGCGCAGGGCGTGCGCTGGTTCCCGTTCGTCCAGTGGGCCGAACGCGGCGGCTACCTCGCCGACGGCCACGGCAACTCCGTGCCGCGCTTCCACGTCACGTGGGGCACCGGCCCCGGCATCGTCGCCCCGTTCGAGCGCCGGGTGCGCGAGGGCGTGACCAAAGGGCTCGTCACGCTGCGGTTCCGGCACCGGGTGACCGAGCTGACGTCCACCGCGGGCGCGGTCGACGGCGTCCGCGGCGAGGTGCTGGAGGCGAGCACCGTCGAACGCGGCGAGAAGAGTTCCCGCGAGGTCGCCGGGGACTTCGAGCTGCGCGCGCAGGCCGTGATCGTGACGTCCGGCGGCATCGGCGGGAACCACGACCTGGTGCGGAAGAACTGGCCCAAGAACATGGGGACCCCGCCGGAGCACATGCTTTCCGGCGTTCCCGACCACGTCGACGGGAAGATGCTCGAAGTCGTCGGCAAGGCGGGCGGCGAGCTCATCAACGAAGACCGCATGTGGCACTACCCCGAGGGCATCGCGAACTACGCGCCGATCTGGAGCAGGCACGGCATCCGGATCCTGCCCGGCCCGTCGTCGCTGTGGCTGGACGCGACCGGGAAGCGGCTGCCGATCCCGCTGTTCCCCGGATTCGACGCGCTCGGCGCGCTGGAGCACATCGTGAAGACCGGGCACCAGCACTCGTGGTTCCTGCTGAACCAGCGGATCATCGGCAAGGAGTTCGCCCTGTCCGGGTCGGAGCAGAACCCCGACCTGACCGGCAAGGACGTGAAGCTCGTGCTGAAGCGGGGCCTGCCGGGCGCGGTGGGGCCGGTGGACGCGTTCGCGAAGCAGTCCCCCGAGTTCGTCTTCGGCCGGTCGATCCCCGAGCTGGTGAAGGGGATGAACGCGCTGGTCGGGAGCGAGATGATCTCGGCTTCGGCGTTGGAGAAGGTGGTCGTCGAACGCGACCGGCAGGTGACGTCGGGCCTCGGCAAGGACATGCAGGTCAACGCGATCACGCTGGCCCGCCGGTTCCTGACCGACAAGCTGGTCCGGGTCGTCGAGCCGCACCCCATCCTCGACCCGAAGGCCGGACCGCTGATCGCCGTGCGGCTGTCGGTGCTGACCCGGAAGTCCCTGGGCGGCCTGCACACCGACCTGTCCTCGCGCGTGCTCAAGGACGACGGGCAGCCACTGGAGGGCGTCTACGCCGCCGGTGAAGCCGCTGGATTCGGCGGCGGCGGCGTGCACGGCTACCGCGCACTGGAAGGCACCTTCCTCGGCGGCTGCGTCTTCTCCGGCCGCACCGCAGGCCGCGCCGCCGCAGCCGCCACCACCTAA
- a CDS encoding alpha-N-acetylglucosaminidase: MQRRALAGAVVLVLLAALVVADVRTTGNAFVDVSPVKSAITRLLGGDEARAAQIEVRTTPADAGTADSFEIGGTAGHLELSGTSQVAIVSGFNWWLKYVAGGHLSTNGDRLDLPETLPAPEKPISKRTTLSDRYAYNFTVYGYTMPYWTWTEWEREIDYLAASGVNRALVLVGQEAVWYDAFQSFGMSESQVRAWIAQPSFQPWQWYGSTTGYDPSGGVHAGPVGADLIERRAELGRRVADRMRELGITPVFPAFEGHVPDQAFVDANPGANVIPQGDYSGHPRPYWLAPTDPLYAKVAAKFYEVQSKRFGDTTHYSNDLIHEGGELGGVDIGDAGKAVQDALTRAHPDSTWVLQAWQGNPQEGLIDAIDRKRVLVLDLDADDGPSWSKTDAFWGAPWAWGTIQNFGGRLGMFGNLTEPGQTLPDIRSRSVGKRGDLVGTAMVLEGTHLNPVVQDLFGEMVWRDKAVDLDSWILDYAKRRYGAGDDPHVAEAWEILLNTAYSFQATGHESGEGPYESPFTALPALKVTSSSYFGPPKPRYSASDFEPVLGELLQADAAVREEETYKYDLVDVTRQILANRGRATLEGIAKAYASKDVAALDALTDQYIGYMKSTDELLGTQKDWLLGTWLEAAKAWGNTPEEKVALERDARGIISIWSEKACDTLRDYANREWQGMVSSYYQPRWERFFAELAGTVDSGVPPTIDWCASGAQWTSQTTEFPTRPAGDTYEVAKRIAQELGLES; this comes from the coding sequence GTGCAGCGCAGAGCACTCGCCGGTGCTGTCGTCCTCGTCCTGCTGGCCGCTCTGGTGGTCGCCGACGTGCGCACGACCGGCAACGCGTTCGTGGACGTCTCCCCGGTGAAGTCCGCGATCACCCGGCTGCTCGGCGGCGACGAGGCCCGCGCGGCGCAGATCGAGGTGCGCACCACCCCCGCGGACGCGGGCACGGCGGACTCGTTCGAGATCGGCGGCACCGCCGGGCACCTCGAACTGTCCGGCACCAGCCAGGTCGCGATCGTGTCCGGCTTCAACTGGTGGCTCAAGTACGTGGCGGGCGGCCACCTGTCGACCAACGGCGACCGCCTCGACCTGCCGGAGACGCTGCCCGCGCCGGAGAAGCCGATCAGCAAGCGCACGACGCTGAGCGACCGGTACGCCTACAACTTCACCGTCTACGGCTACACGATGCCGTACTGGACGTGGACCGAGTGGGAACGCGAGATCGACTACCTCGCGGCCAGCGGCGTGAACCGCGCGCTCGTGCTCGTCGGCCAGGAAGCCGTCTGGTACGACGCCTTCCAGTCGTTCGGGATGTCCGAGTCGCAGGTGCGCGCCTGGATCGCGCAGCCCTCGTTCCAGCCCTGGCAGTGGTACGGCTCGACGACCGGCTACGACCCGTCCGGCGGCGTGCACGCGGGCCCGGTCGGCGCGGACCTCATCGAGCGCCGCGCCGAACTCGGCAGGCGCGTGGCGGACCGGATGCGCGAGCTGGGCATCACCCCGGTGTTCCCGGCGTTCGAGGGCCACGTGCCCGACCAGGCGTTCGTCGACGCCAACCCCGGCGCGAACGTGATCCCGCAGGGCGACTACTCCGGCCACCCCCGGCCGTACTGGCTCGCGCCGACGGATCCGTTGTACGCCAAGGTCGCCGCGAAGTTCTACGAGGTGCAGAGCAAGCGCTTCGGCGACACCACGCACTACTCCAACGACCTGATCCACGAGGGCGGCGAGCTCGGCGGCGTCGACATCGGCGACGCGGGCAAGGCCGTGCAGGACGCGCTGACCCGCGCGCACCCGGACTCCACGTGGGTGTTGCAGGCGTGGCAGGGCAACCCGCAGGAGGGCCTGATCGACGCGATCGACCGCAAGCGCGTCCTGGTGCTCGACCTGGACGCCGACGACGGTCCTTCGTGGAGCAAGACCGACGCGTTCTGGGGCGCCCCGTGGGCGTGGGGCACGATCCAGAACTTCGGCGGCAGGCTCGGCATGTTCGGCAACCTGACCGAACCCGGCCAGACCCTGCCCGACATCCGCTCGCGGTCGGTGGGCAAGCGCGGCGACCTCGTCGGCACCGCCATGGTCCTGGAGGGCACCCACCTCAACCCCGTCGTGCAGGACCTGTTCGGCGAGATGGTGTGGCGCGACAAGGCCGTCGACCTCGACTCGTGGATCCTCGACTACGCCAAGCGCCGCTACGGCGCCGGCGACGACCCGCACGTCGCCGAGGCGTGGGAGATCCTGCTCAACACCGCGTACTCGTTCCAGGCCACCGGTCACGAGAGCGGCGAAGGCCCGTACGAGAGCCCGTTCACCGCCCTGCCCGCGCTGAAGGTCACCTCCTCCTCCTACTTCGGGCCGCCGAAACCGCGCTACTCCGCGTCGGACTTCGAACCCGTGCTCGGCGAGCTGCTGCAAGCCGACGCCGCGGTGCGCGAGGAGGAGACGTACAAGTACGACCTGGTCGACGTGACCCGGCAGATCCTCGCGAACCGCGGCCGGGCGACGCTGGAGGGCATCGCCAAGGCGTACGCGTCGAAGGACGTGGCCGCGCTGGACGCGCTGACCGACCAGTACATCGGGTACATGAAGAGCACCGACGAACTGCTCGGCACGCAGAAGGACTGGCTGCTCGGCACCTGGCTGGAGGCCGCCAAGGCGTGGGGGAACACGCCCGAGGAGAAGGTGGCGCTGGAACGCGACGCCCGCGGCATCATCAGCATCTGGTCGGAGAAGGCGTGCGACACGCTCCGCGACTACGCGAACCGCGAGTGGCAGGGCATGGTGTCGAGCTACTACCAGCCGCGCTGGGAGCGTTTCTTCGCCGAGCTGGCCGGGACCGTGGACAGCGGTGTGCCGCCGACCATCGACTGGTGCGCCAGCGGCGCCCAGTGGACGTCGCAGACCACCGAGTTCCCGACCCGGCCCGCCGGCGACACCTACGAGGTCGCGAAGCGCATCGCCCAGGAGTTGGGGCTGGAGAGCTAG